In one Nicotiana sylvestris chromosome 8, ASM39365v2, whole genome shotgun sequence genomic region, the following are encoded:
- the LOC138875539 gene encoding uncharacterized protein, whose translation MTRFLEKFSGDAWRQKTRVRTVGDDSDHFPVEMGLHQDSALSPFLFALVLDALTHHIQREVPWCRLFADDTVLIDESRASVNDRLEVWRHALESKGFKLSRTKTEYQECKFSSEPGEVDVDVRLESQGRGEIDEDVTHHIGVGWMKWRLASGVLYDKRMPPLLKGKFYKAVVRSAMMYGAECWPIKNSHNQKMKVVEMRMLRWMCGHTRMDKIRNDDIREKVHVAPIDDNMREARLRWFGHVQRRSPDAPVRRCEQLVVEGTRRGRG comes from the exons atgacaaggttcctagagaagttctctggagatgcttggaggcaaaagactcgagttaggacagtaggagaCGATTCTGACCATTTTCCGGTGGAAATGGGATTACACCAAGATTCTGCCCTCAGTCCGTTTTTGTTCGCCTTGGTGCTGGACGCGTTAACACACCATATTCaaagggaggtgccatggtgcaggCTATTTGCCGATGACACAGTTCTAATTGATGAGTCACGAGCCAGCGTTAACGataggctggaggtttggagacatgctcttgagtctaagggtttcaagctgagcaggacgaagacagaATACCAAGAATGTAAGTTTAGCTCTGAGCCGGGGGAAGTGgacgtggatgtgaggcttgaatcacag gggagaggggagatcgatgaggatgttaCACATCATATTGGTGttggatggatgaagtggaggttagcatctggagtcttgtATGATAAGAGAATGCCACCgttactcaaaggtaagttctataaagcggttgTTAGATCagccatgatgtatggggctgagtgttggcctatAAAGAACTCACATaaccagaagatgaaagtagtggaaatgaggatgctgaggtggatgtgcgggcacactagaatggataagattaggaatgacgATATTCGGGAAAAGGTGcatgtggctcccattgatgacaatatgcgggaagcgagactcagatggttcgggcatgttcagaggagaagcccagatgcgcCAGTTAGAAGATGTGAGCAGTTGGTTGTGGAGGgaacgagaagaggtagagggtga